From a single Pseudorasbora parva isolate DD20220531a chromosome 15, ASM2467924v1, whole genome shotgun sequence genomic region:
- the tmem165 gene encoding transmembrane protein 165 — translation MPFRAGERHGGGRFICFLVLLNVVLFSAGVTATQEENKVDEQPAELQKATVGHAPGPAVSINEPNKGNLGFIHAFVAAISVIIVSELGDKTFFIAAIMAMRYNRLTVLVGAMLALGLMTCLSVLFGYATTIIPRIYTYYISTALFAIFGLRMLREGLRMSADEGQEELEEVQAEIKKKDEELQRYKLANGTPDMEAGSTANLLPQRKWHSVISPIFIQALTLTFLAEWGDRSQLATIVLAAREDPFGVAVGGTLGHCLCTGLAVIGGRMVAQKISVRTVTIIGGIVFLAFAFSALFIKPDSGF, via the exons ATGCCTTTCCGGGCCGGCGAGCGGCATGGCGGTGGCAGGTTTATATGCTTCCTTGTTCTACTGAACGTCGTGTTGTTTTCAGCCGGAGTTACAGCAACTCAAGAAGAAAATAAAGTCGATGAGCAGCCCGCGGAG CTGCAGAAGGCAACCGTCGGTCACGCTCCCGGCCCGGCAGTGAGCATCAATGAACCCAATAAGGGTAACCTGGGGTTTATTCATGCCTTCGTGGCAGCCATCTCAGTCATCATCGTCTCTGAACTAGGAGACAAGACATTCTTCATCGCAGCCATCATGGCCATGCGCTACAATCGCCTCACTGTTTTGGTGGGTGCCATGTTGGCTTTGGGACTCATGACATGTCTGTCAG TCCTGTTTGGTTATGCCACCACCATTATCCCACGGATCTACACCTACTATATATCAACAGCGCTGTTTGCCATCTTTGGACTGAGGATGCTGAGGGAGGGACTGAGGATGAGTGCTGATGAAGGACAAGAGGAGCTGGAGGAGGTCCAGGctgaaataaagaaaaaagatgaGGAG CTTCAGCGCTATAAGCTGGCCAATGGCACACCCGATATGGAAGCTGGGTCGACGGCGAACTTGTTGCCTCAGAGGAAGTGGCACAGTGTGATCTCACCCATATTTATTCAGGCACTCACCCTCACCTTCCTCGCAGAATGGGGTGACCGCTCTCAGCTTGCAACCATTGTGCTGGCCGCAAGAGAG GATCCATTTGGAGTAGCAGTTGGGGGAACTTTGGGACACTGTCTGTGCACAGGACTTGCTGTTATCGGTGGAAGGATGGTGGCTCAAAAGATCTCTGTCAGAACCG TTACAATCATTGGTGGGATAGTTTTTCTCGCCTTCGCGTTCTCTGCCCTATTTATCAAGCCTGATTCTGGATTCTGA